A window from Flavobacterium sp. 83 encodes these proteins:
- a CDS encoding TonB-dependent receptor: protein MKKFLQQHRVALFLIKALVLYLGFCTQAMAQQIIQGKVTDEKNEPLIGVSVTIKGINNGINTDADGKYTITAKSNSTLVFNYIGFKTKQVVISNQTTVNVVLQGDTQALDEVVVTGVLDKRTRMQSSVSISTISAKQFDKIAITSSADLLKNIPGVFVNSSLGEIRNTVYSRGVSVGSNDGASGYYYISMQEDGLPVTNATFGNYGPDYFLRTDATLGKLEAVRGGTASILGNNAPGGIFNYVSKLGGSKFEGEIRAKYGLEGNGKNPYYRTDFDFGGPLSKAKSVTFNVGGFLRQSDGARYSGYPMNNGGQIKANLVKTYKTGSVKVFAKYLNDKNGWNEFTPTIGFSDPHYPAGVTNTTSVLIPAVTADFTVNQTGEKMHYDSRDKVHSIDKSIGINWDQDLGKGWKLDNKIRYSDKSAVWNTTAVVYPFATDTPVFYAVSGNLFNFGTYSFNDHATGTQIGSVTHSPNIIGGNFAGFNETVNYSNFPGASIQPNSLYFNPIFFNQNKMKEIIDQFTITKKINKMTFTGGMFFAKSNLDRLSSTGIGVSYSQMTSPRPSLTDISYIGLFDGQTYQVTNPDGITGGSGKSAPVDIISVAQKQMAFFFGHTWEMSSKVNFDWGIRSETVSFNGNNQISESVATTNPGGTDGNPLTLYDNTMGRIAATYAYSDKKVNTFSFSSGLNYKFADNQAVYGRYSLGNKAPDMDMFVTTNTAFGAANLNPTAQKIQQYEAGYKLKTAGTNLFVTPFYSIVSNVPQRTTGQETADITTAYNTPALYNKFRTMGVEFEVNQEFTEKFSVKAVATFQDSKAVIYRTWDLGANGSADDKIVDFSGNETDNNAKVILRVSPTYASGKFYSSLDFSYMGKRAANVPNAFELPSYNQTNLNLGYNLTAKLQLQANINNLFNQIGVMGWSAPGGFPAALDRQGFTAEKLAANPNAVYSTLSLPARAYFITATYKF, encoded by the coding sequence ATGAAGAAGTTTTTACAACAACATCGAGTTGCCCTGTTCCTGATAAAGGCATTGGTGTTGTATTTGGGATTCTGTACCCAAGCGATGGCGCAACAAATTATTCAGGGTAAAGTGACTGATGAAAAGAATGAACCACTTATAGGTGTAAGTGTTACAATAAAAGGAATAAATAATGGAATAAATACTGATGCTGATGGAAAGTATACAATCACAGCTAAAAGTAATTCGACTTTAGTTTTTAATTATATAGGTTTTAAAACTAAACAGGTTGTTATTAGTAATCAAACAACTGTTAATGTTGTACTACAAGGAGACACACAGGCATTAGATGAGGTTGTAGTTACAGGTGTATTGGATAAGCGTACAAGAATGCAATCTTCTGTTTCTATTTCGACCATTAGTGCGAAACAATTTGATAAAATTGCGATTACCAGTTCTGCTGATTTATTGAAAAATATCCCAGGAGTATTTGTGAATTCCTCTTTAGGAGAAATACGTAATACAGTATACTCTCGTGGGGTATCTGTAGGGTCAAATGATGGAGCTTCGGGTTATTATTATATTTCTATGCAAGAGGATGGATTACCGGTAACGAATGCAACATTTGGTAATTACGGTCCTGATTATTTCTTACGCACAGATGCTACTTTAGGTAAACTGGAAGCAGTAAGAGGAGGAACAGCTTCTATCTTGGGTAATAATGCTCCCGGAGGAATCTTTAATTATGTTTCTAAATTAGGTGGATCTAAATTTGAAGGAGAAATTCGTGCTAAATATGGTTTAGAAGGAAACGGAAAAAATCCGTATTACCGAACTGACTTTGATTTTGGAGGGCCTTTGAGTAAAGCCAAATCGGTTACATTTAACGTAGGTGGATTTTTACGTCAATCTGATGGAGCCAGATATTCTGGATACCCGATGAATAATGGTGGACAAATAAAAGCGAATTTGGTAAAAACGTATAAAACGGGTTCTGTTAAAGTTTTTGCAAAGTACCTTAATGATAAAAATGGATGGAACGAATTTACACCAACTATTGGTTTTAGTGATCCACATTATCCAGCTGGGGTTACTAATACTACTTCGGTATTAATTCCGGCAGTTACAGCTGATTTTACAGTAAACCAAACGGGGGAAAAGATGCACTATGATTCAAGAGATAAAGTACATTCTATTGATAAATCTATTGGAATTAACTGGGATCAAGACTTAGGAAAAGGATGGAAATTAGACAATAAAATACGTTATTCTGATAAAAGTGCTGTTTGGAATACTACCGCTGTAGTGTATCCATTTGCTACTGATACTCCTGTTTTTTATGCTGTTTCTGGGAATTTATTCAATTTTGGAACATATTCTTTTAACGATCATGCAACTGGAACTCAAATAGGTTCAGTTACTCATTCTCCAAATATAATTGGCGGTAATTTTGCAGGATTTAATGAAACAGTAAATTATAGTAACTTTCCTGGTGCTTCTATACAGCCTAACTCTTTGTATTTTAATCCTATTTTCTTCAATCAAAATAAAATGAAAGAAATCATAGATCAATTTACAATTACCAAAAAAATCAATAAAATGACTTTTACGGGAGGAATGTTTTTTGCTAAATCAAATTTAGATAGATTGTCATCTACAGGTATTGGGGTATCATATTCTCAAATGACTTCACCACGTCCATCATTAACAGATATTTCATATATTGGTTTATTTGATGGTCAAACGTATCAAGTAACAAATCCTGACGGAATAACTGGTGGTTCAGGAAAAAGTGCTCCAGTAGATATTATTTCAGTAGCTCAAAAACAAATGGCTTTTTTCTTTGGTCATACTTGGGAGATGAGTTCAAAAGTAAATTTTGACTGGGGTATTCGTTCTGAAACAGTATCTTTTAATGGAAACAATCAAATTTCTGAAAGTGTAGCTACAACTAATCCAGGTGGAACAGATGGAAATCCATTGACATTATATGATAATACAATGGGGCGTATTGCTGCAACTTATGCTTATTCAGACAAGAAAGTAAATACTTTTTCTTTTTCAAGTGGTTTGAATTATAAATTTGCTGATAATCAAGCTGTTTATGGTCGTTATTCTCTTGGGAATAAAGCGCCAGATATGGATATGTTTGTAACTACAAACACAGCATTTGGAGCTGCTAATTTGAATCCTACGGCTCAAAAAATACAACAATATGAGGCTGGTTACAAATTGAAAACTGCAGGAACTAATTTATTTGTAACTCCTTTTTATAGTATCGTGAGCAATGTACCGCAACGAACAACTGGTCAAGAAACAGCTGATATTACTACTGCTTACAATACACCTGCTTTGTATAATAAATTTAGAACTATGGGTGTTGAATTTGAAGTAAATCAGGAATTTACAGAAAAATTTAGTGTAAAAGCAGTAGCTACTTTTCAAGATTCTAAAGCAGTTATATACAGAACTTGGGATTTAGGGGCTAATGGATCAGCAGATGATAAAATAGTTGACTTTTCTGGAAACGAAACAGATAATAATGCTAAAGTAATTCTTAGAGTTTCACCTACCTATGCTTCTGGTAAATTTTATTCTTCTCTTGATTTTTCTTATATGGGAAAACGTGCAGCTAACGTACCAAATGCATTCGAATTACCATCTTACAATCAAACAAACTTGAATTTAGGATACAATTTGACTGCAAAATTGCAATTGCAAGCTAACATTAACAACCTTTTTAACCAAATTGGCGTAATGGGTTGGTCAGCACCAGGAGGATTTCCTGCAGCATTAGACAGACAAGGATTCACAGCAGAGAAATTGGCTGCTAATCCAAACGCAGTATATTCTACTTTAAGCTTACCGGCTAGAGCATATTTCATTACTGCTACTTATAAATTTTAA
- a CDS encoding DUF4339 domain-containing protein, producing the protein MKTYYIHNGTENSGPFLLDELKAKKITKTTLIWFEGMDEWKYAGDIPELRSILAVIPPPLKNIPPLPKEKEKVVSQTILGMDKSIFFWACGISTLIVATLIFNTYQDNRSLELEEKNKQTEFQNQQIEMQQKQTDEEKIQIAIQEKINNDRLSKQKKDSVNNRISEIKELLIVNNANLEEDQNKLIDAKDFKLLRSENEREDQINLIEDDIIHWQKEIKKLENEVDRLYLELETIH; encoded by the coding sequence ATGAAAACCTATTACATTCATAACGGAACTGAAAACAGTGGTCCATTTCTCTTGGACGAATTAAAGGCTAAAAAAATAACAAAAACAACATTAATATGGTTCGAAGGCATGGACGAATGGAAATATGCCGGAGACATTCCTGAATTAAGAAGTATTTTGGCCGTAATACCACCACCTTTGAAAAACATTCCACCTTTGCCAAAAGAAAAGGAAAAAGTAGTAAGTCAAACTATTTTAGGAATGGACAAAAGCATCTTTTTTTGGGCTTGTGGAATTTCAACATTAATTGTTGCAACACTGATTTTCAATACCTATCAAGACAACAGAAGTTTAGAATTAGAAGAGAAAAATAAGCAAACTGAATTTCAAAATCAACAAATTGAAATGCAGCAAAAACAAACGGACGAAGAAAAAATACAAATTGCTATTCAAGAAAAAATAAACAACGATAGACTTTCAAAACAAAAAAAAGATTCTGTAAACAACAGAATATCAGAAATCAAGGAGTTACTTATTGTCAATAATGCCAATTTAGAAGAAGATCAAAATAAATTAATAGATGCTAAGGATTTTAAGTTATTAAGATCCGAAAATGAAAGAGAGGATCAAATTAACTTGATAGAAGATGATATTATCCACTGGCAAAAAGAAATTAAAAAATTAGAAAATGAAGTTGATCGACTGTATTTAGAATTAGAAACAATACATTAA
- a CDS encoding LysR family transcriptional regulator yields the protein MELRKLKSFLVVAKELHFGKAAEKLNITQPALTHQIQQLENELGFELFDKVKRVNNRKVELTEAGAYLMKEVSRVIDLLDRTIKSAKINSEKSKQLKLGIPKMSPTSEVIAVLQKLQLKFPETTFKIIECSTVVSVQEALFKGNIDIGITTLPLVFKGLDYQVFRKESLNVIMPKKHPLAKYQKIKIEQLRNDKWVELTKDLCPAILEDVEVFCRNVGFSRDANIVQEVSNVELLIGLVTVGIGIAIFPSYYPTNLEGIISKELVFSENTHLEVTKIVAYKETLEEEYQQTIKNVW from the coding sequence ATGGAATTACGTAAATTAAAATCGTTTCTGGTTGTTGCAAAAGAATTGCATTTTGGTAAAGCTGCTGAAAAATTAAATATTACTCAACCGGCCTTAACACATCAAATTCAGCAATTGGAAAACGAGCTGGGTTTTGAACTTTTTGACAAAGTAAAACGGGTTAATAATAGAAAAGTTGAATTGACTGAAGCGGGTGCTTATTTAATGAAAGAAGTAAGTCGTGTAATAGATTTACTAGACAGAACAATTAAAAGTGCCAAGATAAATAGTGAAAAAAGTAAACAATTAAAACTGGGCATCCCTAAAATGTCTCCTACAAGTGAGGTTATAGCAGTATTACAAAAGTTACAACTGAAGTTTCCTGAAACCACTTTTAAAATAATAGAATGTTCTACAGTGGTATCAGTGCAAGAAGCGCTTTTTAAAGGGAATATAGATATTGGAATTACTACTTTACCGCTAGTTTTTAAAGGTTTGGATTATCAGGTTTTCCGGAAAGAATCTCTAAATGTTATTATGCCTAAAAAACATCCACTGGCAAAATATCAAAAAATTAAAATTGAACAACTTCGTAATGACAAATGGGTAGAGTTAACTAAGGACTTGTGTCCTGCAATTCTGGAAGATGTAGAAGTCTTTTGCAGAAATGTAGGTTTCTCTAGAGATGCTAATATTGTTCAGGAAGTGTCAAATGTTGAATTATTGATTGGATTGGTTACTGTAGGAATTGGAATTGCTATTTTTCCATCCTATTATCCAACAAATTTAGAGGGGATTATTTCTAAAGAATTAGTTTTTTCTGAAAATACCCATTTAGAAGTTACCAAAATAGTGGCATACAAAGAAACACTTGAGGAAGAATACCAGCAAACAATAAAAAATGTTTGGTAA
- a CDS encoding glycosyl hydrolase, which translates to MKKNSGLIAAFSLMLACSSGYAQNKSDNLLKEFATPPNSAKPRVWWHWMNGNISKDGITKDLLWMNRIGIGGFMNFDAAMATPQIVKKRLTYMTPEWKDAFQFTTKLADSLKLEMAIAGSPGWSESGGPWVSPKDGMKKLVWSEIRIKGGKKFTGVLPKAPTKTGPFQNIPFFEAMPMGESVAAPADYYEDISLMAYKLPDTEINLSDLKPKITSSGGAFTINQLTDGDLGTTILLPATKNDESAWIQFAFEKPQTFKGITVVGGGDKGPFGLFGDKADTRSVEVSDDGVHFKKITFIPAGGIVQQTINFSVTTAKYFRVTFKNPPPLFSFAAMMGSNEAPKPSPGTDVAEIVLHNTTQIDRFEEKAAFAAVRNIDINGTPSTDGIALENVIDLSGKLNADGTLNWTPPAGNWKLVRFGYSLLGITNHPASPEATGLEVDKLDPVAIKAYFENYLDQYKSATGGLMGDKGGLQYIVTDSWEAGAQNWTKNLPAEFAKRRGYSLLPWLPVLTGQIIKSSEVSEKFLWDYRKTLSEMVSEYHYDQLTTLLAERGMKRYSESHESGRTLIADGMEVKRTASIPMGAMWTPGGLGGDDAVHKADIRESASVAHIYGQNLVAAESLTAIGNAWAFSPERLKPTADMELASGLNRFVIHTSVHQPSDEHVPGLGLGPFGQWFTRHETWAEQATAWTDYLSRSSYLLQQGKFVADVIYYYGEDNNITSLFEKKSPNIPQGYNFDYVNADALLNLLSVKNGQIVTPSGMHYKVLALDANSQQMTLKVANKISELVKAGAIVVGPKPIGSPSLNDDKTAFNTIVAELWGADNTVKSIGDGKVYTGETIEKVLTALAVKPDFEYTKPQADTQLLFVHRELPEQELYWVNNRNARTEDLEATFRVSGKTVEIWHPETGKSQPASYSFADGRTKVALHLEPNDAVFVVFKDNTTTTAQILPAVTETKLAAVEGNWNLSFQKERGAPSEITMDKLTSWTDNSDAGVKYFSGTGTYSKTIDAPKSWFKNQGQLWIDLGEVKNLAEVIVNGKSLGIVWKKPFRVDATGILKPGKNTLAIKVTNLWVNRLIGDAQPGVVKKITYTTMPFYKADAPLLPSGLLSTVTVLSVK; encoded by the coding sequence ATGAAAAAAAATTCGGGATTAATAGCAGCATTTTCTTTGATGCTTGCCTGCAGCTCTGGTTATGCTCAAAATAAGAGTGATAACTTATTGAAAGAGTTTGCTACACCTCCAAATTCTGCAAAGCCTCGTGTATGGTGGCATTGGATGAATGGTAATATTTCTAAAGATGGTATTACCAAAGATCTTTTGTGGATGAATAGAATAGGTATTGGTGGTTTCATGAATTTTGATGCTGCGATGGCAACACCTCAAATTGTAAAAAAGCGCCTAACTTACATGACTCCTGAATGGAAAGATGCTTTTCAGTTTACAACTAAATTGGCCGATTCCCTAAAACTGGAAATGGCTATTGCAGGTTCACCGGGATGGAGCGAAAGTGGTGGGCCGTGGGTAAGTCCAAAAGATGGAATGAAAAAATTAGTGTGGAGTGAAATCCGCATAAAAGGCGGAAAAAAATTCACTGGGGTTTTGCCAAAAGCGCCTACTAAAACAGGACCATTCCAGAACATTCCTTTCTTTGAAGCAATGCCTATGGGAGAATCGGTAGCAGCTCCAGCTGATTATTATGAAGACATCAGTCTTATGGCATATAAATTGCCGGATACAGAAATAAATTTAAGCGATTTAAAACCAAAGATTACCTCAAGTGGAGGGGCTTTTACGATAAACCAACTTACAGACGGAGACTTAGGAACGACTATTTTGCTGCCTGCTACTAAAAACGATGAAAGCGCCTGGATACAATTTGCTTTTGAAAAACCACAAACGTTCAAAGGAATAACTGTTGTTGGTGGTGGAGACAAAGGCCCTTTTGGTCTTTTTGGAGACAAAGCGGATACACGTTCCGTTGAAGTAAGCGATGATGGTGTTCATTTCAAAAAAATCACTTTTATTCCTGCTGGAGGAATTGTACAACAAACTATTAATTTTTCAGTAACAACTGCAAAATATTTCAGGGTTACTTTTAAAAATCCTCCTCCTCTTTTTAGTTTTGCAGCGATGATGGGGTCAAACGAAGCTCCAAAACCTTCGCCAGGAACGGATGTTGCCGAAATAGTTTTGCATAATACAACGCAAATTGATCGATTTGAAGAAAAAGCGGCTTTTGCTGCTGTCAGAAATATCGACATAAATGGTACTCCTAGTACTGATGGAATTGCATTGGAAAATGTAATTGATTTATCAGGTAAATTGAATGCAGACGGAACATTGAATTGGACTCCACCTGCAGGAAATTGGAAGCTTGTACGTTTTGGATATTCATTGTTGGGAATAACCAATCATCCGGCTTCACCGGAAGCAACCGGATTAGAAGTAGACAAATTAGATCCAGTTGCCATAAAAGCGTATTTTGAAAATTACCTCGATCAATACAAGAGTGCTACAGGAGGCTTAATGGGAGATAAAGGTGGTTTACAATACATTGTTACCGATAGTTGGGAAGCTGGAGCGCAAAACTGGACGAAAAATTTACCGGCTGAGTTTGCCAAAAGAAGAGGATATAGTTTATTGCCATGGTTACCAGTATTAACGGGGCAAATTATTAAAAGTTCTGAAGTCAGTGAAAAATTCTTATGGGATTACCGCAAAACTTTAAGCGAAATGGTATCTGAATACCATTATGATCAGTTGACAACATTATTAGCGGAGCGTGGAATGAAGCGCTATTCTGAATCTCATGAGTCTGGTCGTACGTTAATTGCCGATGGTATGGAAGTCAAACGTACGGCTTCTATCCCTATGGGAGCGATGTGGACACCAGGAGGCTTAGGAGGAGATGATGCAGTACATAAGGCAGATATTAGAGAATCCGCATCGGTAGCCCATATTTATGGACAAAATTTAGTGGCAGCCGAGTCGCTTACTGCAATTGGTAACGCATGGGCATTTTCACCAGAGCGGTTGAAACCAACTGCAGATATGGAATTAGCGAGTGGACTCAATCGATTTGTGATTCATACTTCGGTACATCAACCATCAGATGAGCATGTTCCCGGTCTTGGACTTGGACCATTCGGACAGTGGTTTACGCGTCACGAAACTTGGGCCGAACAAGCAACAGCCTGGACAGATTATCTTTCCCGCAGTTCCTATTTGTTGCAACAAGGGAAATTTGTAGCGGATGTTATTTATTATTATGGAGAAGACAATAATATCACGTCTCTTTTTGAAAAAAAATCACCAAACATTCCGCAAGGATATAATTTTGATTATGTTAATGCCGATGCGCTTCTTAACTTGCTTTCTGTAAAAAATGGACAAATTGTTACTCCAAGTGGTATGCATTATAAAGTTTTGGCACTGGATGCTAATAGCCAACAAATGACATTAAAAGTGGCTAATAAAATTAGTGAATTAGTAAAAGCAGGAGCAATTGTTGTAGGGCCTAAGCCAATAGGGTCTCCAAGTTTAAACGATGATAAAACTGCTTTTAATACAATTGTAGCTGAGTTATGGGGTGCTGATAACACGGTAAAATCGATTGGTGACGGAAAAGTATATACAGGAGAAACCATCGAAAAAGTCTTAACCGCTTTAGCTGTTAAACCAGATTTTGAATATACTAAACCGCAGGCTGATACTCAGTTATTATTTGTGCATCGTGAATTACCGGAGCAAGAATTGTATTGGGTAAACAATCGCAATGCAAGAACCGAAGATCTTGAAGCAACTTTCAGAGTTTCTGGAAAAACAGTAGAAATTTGGCATCCTGAAACAGGTAAGTCGCAACCAGCTTCATATTCTTTTGCAGATGGACGCACTAAAGTAGCTTTGCATTTAGAGCCTAATGATGCTGTATTTGTTGTTTTTAAAGACAATACTACTACAACAGCGCAAATTTTACCAGCTGTAACCGAAACTAAATTAGCTGCTGTGGAAGGAAACTGGAATTTGAGTTTCCAAAAAGAAAGAGGAGCGCCTTCAGAAATTACAATGGATAAGTTGACTTCTTGGACAGATAATTCAGATGCTGGCGTGAAGTATTTTTCAGGAACAGGAACCTATTCAAAAACAATTGATGCACCAAAAAGCTGGTTTAAAAATCAGGGACAATTATGGATTGATCTTGGAGAAGTAAAAAACCTGGCCGAAGTTATCGTTAATGGAAAATCATTAGGAATTGTTTGGAAAAAACCATTCAGAGTAGATGCAACTGGTATTTTGAAACCAGGAAAAAACACCTTGGCGATAAAAGTGACGAATCTTTGGGTAAATAGACTTATTGGAGATGCACAACCGGGAGTAGTAAAGAAAATCACCTATACTACGATGCCATTTTACAAAGCAGACGCTCCATTGTTACCGTCAGGATTACTGAGTACAGTAACTGTTTTATCAGTGAAATAG
- a CDS encoding RMD1 family protein: MEIKIEAVQIAEFFNMKKFRADFRAEIHSGSTTEVFYALEENERYLYVFDYGVVVFANYDAVAKSELISFIKNYATTLVDIHLSEEYRIETDEKLQKVTVKNNYVTVPQIDSSILRIVMLNIGQSVALDYYEVLTDELISSSKHYILELEQHGKLSISKTNLLKYIGKVLNVKNSIVDNLYILDDPNLVWDNEELNLLNRQLKANFDINTRFKDLDYRLQIVENNLRLFTDVLNVRESSRLEWVVIILIGLEIAIALFFH; encoded by the coding sequence ATGGAAATCAAAATCGAAGCTGTTCAAATTGCGGAGTTCTTCAATATGAAGAAATTTCGTGCCGATTTTCGTGCCGAAATACATTCAGGTTCTACTACTGAAGTATTTTATGCATTGGAAGAAAATGAGCGCTATTTATATGTTTTTGATTATGGTGTTGTGGTCTTCGCCAATTATGATGCGGTAGCCAAAAGTGAATTGATAAGCTTTATAAAAAATTATGCAACAACTTTAGTTGACATCCATTTATCAGAAGAATACCGAATTGAAACTGATGAAAAACTGCAAAAAGTCACCGTAAAAAACAATTATGTAACCGTTCCTCAAATAGACTCTTCTATATTGCGCATTGTGATGCTCAACATTGGCCAATCAGTAGCATTAGACTATTATGAGGTCTTAACTGATGAACTTATTAGTTCCTCTAAACACTACATTCTGGAATTAGAACAACACGGAAAACTCAGTATCTCCAAAACTAATTTGCTCAAATACATAGGCAAAGTGCTGAATGTAAAAAATAGTATTGTCGATAATTTATACATTCTTGACGACCCAAATCTCGTTTGGGACAATGAAGAGCTCAATCTCCTCAACCGTCAACTCAAAGCTAATTTTGATATCAACACCCGCTTCAAAGACCTTGATTATCGCCTGCAAATTGTAGAAAATAACCTAAGACTGTTTACTGATGTATTGAACGTGAGAGAAAGCTCTCGTTTGGAATGGGTAGTTATCATATTAATTGGACTGGAAATTGCAATAGCTTTATTTTTCCATTAA
- a CDS encoding GntR family transcriptional regulator, with amino-acid sequence MKKMSKIDSLRIDELSATPKYQQLVNAVLNAIKQGILKKGDAMPSINELSFQYEISRVTIEKGYNKLRKMGILEAFHGKGYFIANTDVSQDLKIFLMFNKLSAHKKIIYDAFVETLGEKAAIDFYIYNNDYGLFKKLLNQQKSIYTHYVIIPHFIEKAEGYQLLIEEIPKEKLIIVGKKIEGITGNYGAVYENFEEDIYNALSKALDLLSKYHTIKLIFPDNSYFPDEIIKGFKNFCYSYAFNYKIVHNLDQEEVNEGEVYINLMEEDLVKILDKIITLNLTVGEQVGVISYNETPLKKFIMNGLTTISTDFATMGKSAAQLVLNSSKEHIENPFELILRGSL; translated from the coding sequence ATGAAAAAAATGTCAAAAATTGATAGCCTTAGAATTGATGAGCTTTCTGCCACTCCAAAGTATCAGCAGCTGGTCAACGCAGTTTTGAATGCCATTAAGCAAGGTATTCTTAAAAAAGGGGATGCGATGCCGTCTATCAATGAATTGAGTTTTCAATACGAAATATCTAGGGTTACGATTGAAAAAGGATATAATAAGTTACGAAAAATGGGCATTTTAGAAGCCTTTCATGGAAAAGGCTACTTTATTGCCAATACGGATGTATCACAAGATTTGAAAATATTCCTGATGTTTAATAAATTGAGTGCGCACAAGAAAATTATTTATGATGCTTTTGTAGAGACTTTGGGCGAAAAAGCAGCTATTGATTTTTATATTTATAATAATGATTACGGTCTTTTCAAAAAATTATTGAACCAACAAAAAAGTATTTATACCCACTATGTTATCATTCCCCATTTTATTGAAAAAGCAGAAGGCTATCAATTGTTGATTGAAGAAATTCCAAAAGAAAAATTAATTATCGTAGGTAAAAAAATTGAAGGTATTACGGGAAATTATGGTGCAGTTTACGAGAATTTCGAAGAAGATATTTACAATGCGCTCAGTAAAGCTTTAGACCTTTTGAGTAAATACCATACCATAAAATTGATTTTTCCTGACAATAGTTATTTTCCAGATGAGATAATAAAAGGGTTTAAAAACTTTTGTTACAGTTATGCTTTCAATTATAAAATCGTACATAATCTGGATCAGGAAGAAGTAAATGAAGGTGAAGTATATATTAATTTAATGGAAGAAGATTTAGTGAAAATTTTGGATAAAATCATCACCTTGAATTTAACGGTAGGGGAGCAAGTAGGGGTAATTTCTTATAATGAAACACCTCTCAAGAAATTTATCATGAATGGACTTACCACTATCTCAACCGATTTTGCTACAATGGGAAAATCTGCGGCACAGCTGGTGTTAAACTCTTCAAAAGAACATATCGAAAATCCGTTTGAACTGATTCTTAGAGGATCTTTATAA
- a CDS encoding DNA polymerase ligase N-terminal domain-containing protein, whose amino-acid sequence MISLNKYNQKRNFNTTAEPESVIKKSITELVFVVQKHAASHLHYDFRMEMDGVLKSWVIPKGPSMNPVDKRLAIMVEDHPYDYKDFEGIIPDGNYGAGTVMIWDNGTYTLADQEGADNVEKKLKSDFEKGHLSFILNGKKLKGEFALVELNTKDENTWLLIKKNDQFACNDDVLQEDKSVISNLTLENLESFENLKN is encoded by the coding sequence ATGATATCTTTAAATAAATACAATCAAAAGCGTAATTTTAATACTACTGCTGAACCTGAAAGCGTAATTAAAAAATCAATAACAGAATTAGTTTTTGTTGTACAAAAACACGCTGCATCTCATTTGCACTATGATTTTCGTATGGAAATGGACGGAGTATTGAAAAGTTGGGTAATACCCAAAGGGCCATCGATGAATCCTGTGGATAAAAGACTGGCGATTATGGTGGAAGATCATCCGTATGATTACAAAGATTTTGAAGGAATTATTCCCGATGGAAATTATGGCGCAGGAACTGTTATGATTTGGGATAATGGAACCTATACTTTAGCTGATCAAGAAGGTGCGGATAATGTTGAAAAAAAGTTGAAATCAGATTTTGAGAAAGGACACCTTAGTTTTATTCTAAACGGCAAAAAACTCAAAGGGGAATTTGCATTGGTGGAACTTAACACAAAAGACGAAAACACGTGGCTTTTGATAAAAAAAAATGATCAATTTGCTTGTAATGATGATGTTTTGCAAGAAGATAAATCAGTGATTTCGAATTTGACTTTAGAAAATTTAGAAAGTTTTGAAAATTTGAAAAATTAA